In the genome of Paracoccus tegillarcae, one region contains:
- a CDS encoding FAD-dependent monooxygenase, whose translation MTTATIIGGGVAGLTAALALVQRGASVNLFERAAELTEVGAGLQLSPNAGRVLEALGLGPALDAVSIRSRGVRMWDARARPIAVLDFASRRPDARFRMIHRARLIEVLAKAVQASGATIRLSHVVDALPRDPLVIGADGLHSRVRQALNGTEVPYFSNQTAWRALISDPEPPLDGQGWVDLFLGPRKHLVSYPLAGGLRNIVAVAERYDWQAEGWSHKDDPANLQAAFVDFGGPVANWLARIEDTGIWGLFRHPVAPRWHDDSRVLIGDAAHPTLPFMAQGAALAIEDAWLLAACLDQISDQPSALMRFQQMRAPRATRIVALADQNARHYHLKGPKRIAAQSALRLMGRLSPERLVSRFDWIYDYDPVSQSV comes from the coding sequence GTGACGACCGCCACAATCATCGGGGGCGGCGTCGCCGGTCTGACCGCCGCATTGGCGCTGGTTCAGCGCGGCGCATCGGTCAATCTTTTCGAGCGCGCGGCCGAACTGACCGAAGTCGGCGCGGGCCTGCAACTTTCCCCCAATGCAGGCCGTGTTCTCGAGGCTCTGGGTCTTGGCCCTGCGCTGGACGCCGTGTCGATCCGCAGCCGCGGGGTTCGCATGTGGGATGCGCGGGCACGGCCCATCGCGGTGCTGGATTTTGCGTCGCGGCGCCCCGACGCCCGTTTCCGGATGATCCACCGCGCCCGCCTGATCGAGGTACTTGCCAAGGCAGTGCAAGCGTCAGGCGCCACGATCCGGCTGTCCCATGTGGTCGACGCCCTGCCCCGCGATCCGCTGGTTATCGGCGCAGACGGATTGCACAGCCGCGTGCGGCAGGCACTCAACGGCACCGAAGTGCCCTATTTTTCAAATCAGACGGCATGGCGTGCCTTGATCAGCGACCCCGAGCCACCGCTTGATGGCCAGGGCTGGGTAGATCTGTTTCTCGGCCCCAGGAAACATCTGGTCAGCTATCCTCTGGCCGGGGGATTGCGTAATATCGTCGCCGTGGCCGAACGCTACGACTGGCAGGCAGAGGGCTGGTCGCACAAGGATGATCCGGCCAATCTGCAGGCAGCCTTTGTCGATTTTGGCGGCCCCGTTGCCAACTGGCTGGCCCGGATCGAAGACACCGGCATCTGGGGATTGTTCCGCCATCCGGTCGCGCCGCGCTGGCATGATGACAGTCGCGTCCTGATCGGCGACGCCGCGCATCCCACGCTGCCCTTCATGGCTCAGGGCGCGGCGCTGGCCATCGAGGATGCTTGGCTGTTGGCCGCATGCCTGGATCAGATCAGCGACCAGCCCTCGGCCCTGATGCGTTTTCAGCAAATGCGCGCGCCGCGAGCCACCAGGATCGTCGCACTGGCGGACCAGAATGCCCGACATTATCACCTGAAAGGCCCCAAGCGGATTGCGGCGCAGAGCGCGTTGCGGCTGATGGGGCGGCTGTCGCCAGAGCGGCTGGTGTCCCGGTTCGACTGGATCTACGACTACGATCCCGTGTCGCAATCCGTGTGA
- a CDS encoding carboxypeptidase M32, with amino-acid sequence MSAFDDLLAFQRQTEALSSVAERLGWDQETVMPRGATEQRSEEMAAMESVLHERRTDPRIGEWLDAAKPETPAEVRTVELITRDFTRSSRIPARLAAELARVTSLAQGDWAEARANEAPDEFLPTLDNVLMLKREEAAALADGGDLYDALLDDYEPGITGAEVARLFDAMRPRLVALRENILGAENPPQALKGHFPHDTQIRLARACATAFGYDWSRGRMDIAVHPFSSGRWQDSRITTRVVETDPFNCLYSTIHEVGHSSYELGIDEDYAFTPLGRGVSLGVHESQSRIYENQMGRGRAFTGWLFDRMHDAFDGLNVADADAFYRSVNRVTPGYIRTESDEVQYNLHIMMRFDLERDLIAGRLDVTDLVEAWNGRFLKDFGVSVDRPANGVLQDVHWSVGLFGYFPTYALGNVYAGCLNAAMRNAVPGLDEALASGEAEPGVEWLRENVQRHGGLLPPRRLIAEATDAEVGPEPLLDYLDEKFGRIYEL; translated from the coding sequence ATGAGCGCATTCGACGATCTTCTCGCCTTTCAGCGTCAGACCGAGGCGCTGTCATCCGTGGCCGAACGTCTTGGCTGGGATCAGGAAACCGTCATGCCACGCGGCGCGACGGAACAACGGTCCGAGGAAATGGCCGCGATGGAATCGGTGCTGCATGAACGGCGCACCGATCCGCGCATCGGGGAATGGCTGGACGCCGCCAAGCCGGAAACCCCCGCCGAGGTCCGCACGGTCGAGTTGATCACACGCGATTTCACCCGTTCAAGCCGTATCCCGGCGCGCCTGGCCGCGGAACTGGCACGTGTGACCTCGCTGGCGCAGGGTGACTGGGCCGAGGCACGGGCCAACGAGGCCCCCGACGAGTTCCTGCCGACGCTGGACAATGTGCTGATGCTCAAGCGCGAAGAGGCCGCCGCGCTGGCAGATGGTGGCGATCTCTATGACGCGCTGCTTGACGACTACGAGCCGGGTATCACCGGTGCCGAAGTGGCCCGGTTGTTTGACGCGATGCGCCCGCGCCTGGTCGCCTTGCGCGAAAATATCCTGGGCGCGGAGAACCCGCCGCAGGCGCTGAAAGGCCATTTCCCGCATGACACGCAGATCCGGCTGGCCCGTGCCTGTGCCACAGCCTTTGGCTATGACTGGTCGCGCGGCCGGATGGACATCGCCGTGCATCCCTTCAGCAGCGGGCGCTGGCAGGACAGCCGCATCACGACCCGCGTGGTCGAGACCGATCCGTTCAACTGCCTCTATTCCACCATCCACGAGGTCGGCCATTCCAGCTATGAGCTGGGCATCGACGAGGATTACGCCTTTACCCCGCTTGGCCGCGGTGTCTCTCTTGGTGTGCACGAAAGCCAAAGCCGCATCTACGAGAACCAGATGGGCCGCGGTCGTGCGTTCACCGGCTGGCTGTTCGACCGGATGCATGATGCGTTTGACGGTCTGAATGTGGCCGATGCCGATGCGTTTTATCGCAGCGTCAATCGTGTGACGCCCGGCTACATCCGCACCGAGTCCGACGAGGTGCAGTATAACCTGCACATCATGATGCGCTTTGATCTCGAGCGTGATCTGATTGCCGGACGGCTGGACGTCACCGATCTGGTCGAGGCATGGAACGGGCGCTTCCTCAAGGATTTCGGCGTGTCGGTCGATCGGCCAGCCAATGGCGTTTTGCAGGATGTTCACTGGTCGGTCGGCCTGTTCGGCTATTTCCCCACCTATGCACTTGGAAATGTCTATGCCGGCTGTCTGAACGCCGCGATGCGCAATGCCGTGCCGGGTCTGGACGAGGCATTGGCCAGTGGCGAGGCCGAGCCCGGCGTCGAATGGCTGCGCGAGAATGTGCAGCGTCATGGCGGTCTGTTGCCACCCCGCCGCCTGATCGCAGAGGCGACCGATGCCGAGGTCGGACCCGAGCCGCTGTTGGATTATCTGGACGAGAAATTCGGTCGGATCTACGAACTTTAA
- a CDS encoding cytochrome b/b6 domain-containing protein — protein sequence MAGTPVSAGDTGGGESTRIVPVWDPLVRLIHWSLALCILLNGYVTDPESDLHEAIGYIALALVLTRLLWGLIGPRPARLMSFPPSPARAMRHLRALQQGDKTVHLGHNPLGALMVWNIWATVGVIVTTGIMMGTRRYFGVQWVLSVHEIMFNWLIVSVALHIGGVIFDSWRSRVPLVRAMIDGRKRIPADRPVE from the coding sequence ATGGCCGGCACACCTGTATCTGCCGGCGACACGGGCGGGGGCGAAAGCACCCGCATCGTGCCGGTCTGGGATCCGCTGGTCCGGTTGATCCACTGGTCGCTGGCACTGTGTATCCTGCTGAACGGCTACGTCACCGACCCGGAAAGCGACCTGCACGAGGCCATCGGCTATATTGCACTGGCGCTGGTGCTTACCCGGTTGCTTTGGGGGCTGATCGGCCCCCGCCCGGCCCGCTTGATGTCATTCCCGCCCTCGCCCGCGCGCGCGATGCGGCATCTGCGCGCCTTGCAACAGGGCGACAAGACGGTGCATCTTGGCCACAATCCGCTTGGTGCGCTGATGGTCTGGAATATCTGGGCCACGGTTGGCGTGATCGTTACCACCGGGATCATGATGGGGACACGCCGCTATTTCGGCGTGCAATGGGTCTTAAGCGTGCACGAAATCATGTTCAATTGGCTGATCGTCTCGGTGGCGCTGCATATCGGAGGCGTGATCTTCGACAGCTGGCGATCCCGCGTGCCGCTGGTGCGCGCCATGATCGACGGACGCAAGCGCATCCCGGCGGATCGTCCCGTCGAATGA
- a CDS encoding RNA methyltransferase, producing MESNRQPVIILVRPQMGENIGAAARAMLNFGLTEMRLVEPRDGWPNPRAVAMASGAAGKVLDSARVYPTLALAMEGVDYAFATTARGRELTKPVFTPATAMEKARGHDGRSAIIFGPERAGLENEDVARANAIVTVPVNPDFPSLNLAQAVLLMGYEWGREQLPTAPQPIGRRPAGEVAADRIEIEKLGDHYEEKLGDAGFFFPETKGPAMRLNLRNMWSRLDLTRGDIQVLHGILRQLTRR from the coding sequence ATGGAAAGCAACCGTCAACCTGTCATCATCCTTGTGCGCCCTCAGATGGGCGAGAATATCGGCGCCGCCGCCCGCGCCATGCTGAATTTCGGCCTGACCGAGATGCGTCTGGTCGAGCCGCGCGACGGCTGGCCCAACCCGCGCGCCGTCGCCATGGCATCGGGCGCGGCGGGCAAGGTGCTGGACAGCGCACGGGTCTATCCGACGCTGGCGCTCGCGATGGAGGGGGTGGATTACGCCTTTGCCACCACCGCACGCGGGCGAGAGCTGACCAAACCGGTCTTTACCCCCGCCACGGCGATGGAAAAGGCGCGCGGTCATGACGGCCGCTCTGCCATTATCTTTGGTCCCGAACGTGCGGGCTTGGAAAACGAGGATGTCGCGCGCGCCAATGCCATCGTGACGGTGCCGGTGAATCCGGATTTCCCGTCCCTCAACCTGGCGCAGGCGGTTTTGCTGATGGGCTATGAATGGGGGCGCGAACAACTGCCCACTGCGCCGCAGCCAATCGGCCGACGTCCCGCAGGCGAGGTCGCGGCCGACCGAATCGAGATCGAAAAGCTGGGCGATCACTATGAGGAAAAGCTGGGCGATGCCGGTTTTTTCTTTCCTGAAACCAAGGGGCCGGCCATGCGTTTGAACCTGCGCAACATGTGGTCGCGACTGGATCTGACGCGCGGCGATATCCAGGTCCTGCACGGAATTTTGCGCCAATTGACCCGCCGCTAG
- a CDS encoding thiamine phosphate synthase — MAQDAPQLYLITPAGALASALGPLLADAMDRVPPACLRICGAGDEDELGRIADLAREIAHARDVAVVIDDHVRLAQRHGLDGVHLTDGARGVRAARKELGTDAIVGAFCATSRHDGMNAAEAGADYVSFGPVGATTLGRGESVPLELFQWWSEMIEVPIVAEGAITRELMTELSPVSDFIALGPEIWAADEPAAALAALWQ; from the coding sequence ATGGCGCAGGACGCCCCGCAACTATATCTGATTACCCCGGCTGGCGCGCTGGCATCGGCACTGGGTCCGCTGCTGGCTGACGCGATGGATCGCGTGCCGCCCGCCTGTTTGCGGATCTGCGGCGCCGGCGACGAGGACGAGTTGGGCCGCATCGCGGATCTGGCCCGCGAGATTGCCCATGCCCGCGACGTGGCCGTGGTGATCGACGACCATGTCCGGCTGGCACAGCGCCACGGGTTGGACGGCGTACATCTGACCGATGGTGCGCGCGGTGTGCGTGCCGCCCGCAAGGAACTGGGCACGGATGCGATCGTCGGCGCCTTTTGCGCAACCTCGCGTCACGACGGCATGAACGCGGCAGAGGCCGGGGCCGATTATGTCAGTTTCGGCCCGGTCGGCGCGACGACGCTTGGGCGCGGCGAATCCGTGCCGTTGGAGTTGTTTCAATGGTGGTCAGAAATGATCGAGGTTCCGATTGTCGCCGAAGGTGCCATCACCCGCGAGTTGATGACAGAGCTATCGCCTGTCAGCGATTTCATCGCGCTAGGCCCCGAGATCTGGGCAGCCGATGAACCCGCGGCCGCACTTGCAGCACTGTGGCAATAA
- a CDS encoding GNAT family N-acetyltransferase, with protein MSVSIRPLGPDDREQWQEMYDGYQTFYKRPGLPADFFAEVFQRLLNDDPAEFHGLVAAEGGRLLGLTHYVFHPNIRIPTGTCYLQDLFTRPEARGKGVARALIGAVYSAADAAGVPDVYWLTAEDNYRGRMLYDRVGVKTAFIRYNRA; from the coding sequence ATGTCCGTTTCGATTCGCCCGCTCGGGCCCGATGACCGCGAACAGTGGCAAGAAATGTATGACGGCTATCAGACGTTTTATAAACGGCCCGGTCTGCCCGCCGACTTTTTTGCAGAGGTCTTTCAGCGACTGCTGAATGACGACCCGGCAGAGTTTCATGGGCTGGTCGCCGCTGAGGGCGGACGATTGCTGGGGCTGACACATTACGTGTTTCATCCGAACATCCGCATACCGACTGGCACCTGCTATCTGCAGGACCTTTTCACCAGACCCGAGGCCCGGGGCAAAGGCGTCGCGCGCGCCTTGATCGGGGCTGTCTATTCGGCGGCGGATGCGGCGGGGGTGCCGGATGTCTACTGGCTGACAGCGGAAGATAACTATCGCGGCCGGATGCTTTATGATCGGGTCGGGGTGAAAACGGCCTTTATCCGCTATAACAGGGCGTAG
- a CDS encoding PepSY domain-containing protein, producing MRKLTLAVLLAAAPLMAFAEGDMIAVDSELGTTEEAVQAKLVEMGYEVRKMDMEGGMIEAYAVKGDQMLEVYVSPETGMVTKVGED from the coding sequence ATGCGTAAACTGACCCTTGCTGTCCTTCTTGCTGCCGCCCCGCTGATGGCCTTTGCCGAAGGCGACATGATCGCGGTGGATTCCGAACTGGGAACCACTGAAGAGGCCGTGCAGGCCAAACTCGTCGAGATGGGCTACGAAGTCCGCAAGATGGATATGGAAGGCGGCATGATCGAAGCCTATGCCGTCAAGGGCGACCAGATGCTTGAAGTCTATGTCTCGCCCGAAACCGGGATGGTGACCAAGGTCGGCGAGGACTGA
- a CDS encoding AAA family ATPase has product MQFTGTSDYVASEELAIAVNAAVTLERPLLVKGEPGTGKTELARQIAVGLGLPIIEWNVKSTTKAQQGLYEYDAVSRLRDSQLGDARVNDVANYIRKGKLWQAFAADEKTVLLIDEIDKADIEFPNDLLQELDRMEFHVYETGETIQAQHRPVVVITSNNEKELPDAFLRRCFFHYISFPDADTLRRIVDVHYPGLKPRLLDAALTQFFDLRDAPGLKKKPSTSEFLDWLKLILAEDLSPEDLQRQPGQILPRLHGALLKNEQDVALFEKLAFMTRRQGR; this is encoded by the coding sequence ATGCAATTTACCGGAACGTCGGATTATGTCGCCTCTGAAGAACTGGCGATTGCCGTCAATGCGGCCGTAACGCTGGAGCGGCCCTTGCTGGTCAAGGGCGAGCCGGGCACCGGCAAGACCGAATTGGCGCGCCAGATCGCCGTGGGGCTGGGTCTGCCGATCATCGAATGGAACGTGAAATCAACGACAAAGGCTCAGCAGGGCCTGTATGAATATGACGCCGTCAGCAGGCTGCGCGACAGCCAGTTGGGCGATGCGCGCGTGAATGACGTCGCCAACTACATCCGCAAGGGCAAGCTGTGGCAGGCCTTTGCAGCGGATGAAAAGACCGTTCTGCTGATAGATGAGATCGACAAGGCCGATATCGAGTTTCCCAACGATCTGTTGCAGGAACTCGATCGGATGGAGTTTCACGTTTACGAGACCGGCGAAACGATCCAGGCCCAACACCGCCCGGTCGTCGTGATCACCTCGAACAATGAAAAGGAACTGCCTGACGCCTTTCTGCGCCGCTGTTTCTTTCACTATATCAGCTTTCCCGATGCCGACACGCTGCGACGAATTGTGGATGTGCATTATCCGGGCCTGAAACCGCGCCTGCTGGATGCTGCGCTGACCCAGTTCTTTGATCTGCGCGACGCGCCGGGGTTGAAGAAAAAGCCCTCGACCAGCGAATTTCTGGACTGGCTCAAGCTGATTCTGGCCGAAGACCTGTCGCCCGAGGATCTGCAACGCCAGCCGGGGCAGATCCTGCCGCGCCTTCATGGGGCGCTGCTCAAGAACGAACAGGATGTCGCCCTGTTCGAAAAGCTGGCCTTCATGACCCGGCGGCAGGGGCGCTGA
- the ctaA gene encoding heme A synthase has product MAKRPIFEEVADTTATTRPVATTGGIDAAPKGARRAIRAWLIVLFVMVAAMIALGGATRLTGSGLSITEWAPVTGTLPPMDQASWQAEFEAYQQIPQFAEVNPDMDLAGFKQIYWWEWSHRFLGRAVGLVWAVGFLFFWLTKRIPTGWTPRLLGVGALGGLQGAIGWWMVHSGLQDGMVRVASYRLATHLGIAFVILGLIAWYALLLGRSEAGLLRARRAGEAKLFSMSTGLMHLAFLQILIGALVAGIDAGRTYTGWPTMGGEWIPTAIWDSTLGWRNFFENPALVQFIHRMTGYLLAIFAVVVWMRARRSPHPVTRGAFTVMLVMVAVQVGLGIMNVLHASPLLLALSHQLGAVALFALIIRARYNARYPFETSVRGTIR; this is encoded by the coding sequence ATGGCCAAGCGCCCCATCTTCGAGGAAGTAGCCGACACAACCGCCACGACGCGGCCCGTTGCGACGACCGGCGGCATCGATGCGGCCCCAAAGGGCGCACGCCGCGCGATCCGCGCCTGGCTGATCGTGCTGTTCGTGATGGTCGCCGCGATGATCGCCCTTGGCGGCGCGACGCGGCTGACCGGATCTGGACTGTCGATCACCGAATGGGCGCCGGTGACGGGAACGCTGCCACCCATGGATCAGGCGAGCTGGCAGGCCGAATTCGAGGCCTATCAGCAAATCCCGCAATTCGCCGAAGTGAACCCGGACATGGATCTGGCCGGGTTCAAGCAGATCTACTGGTGGGAATGGTCGCACCGTTTCCTTGGGCGCGCGGTCGGGCTGGTCTGGGCGGTGGGTTTCCTGTTCTTCTGGCTGACAAAGCGCATTCCGACCGGTTGGACACCGCGTTTGCTGGGCGTTGGTGCGCTTGGCGGGCTGCAGGGCGCGATCGGTTGGTGGATGGTGCATTCCGGACTGCAAGACGGCATGGTCCGGGTGGCGTCCTACCGCCTTGCCACGCATCTGGGCATCGCTTTCGTCATTCTGGGCCTGATTGCCTGGTATGCCCTGCTGCTGGGTCGATCCGAGGCGGGTCTGTTGCGGGCACGCCGCGCGGGCGAGGCCAAGCTGTTTTCCATGTCCACCGGGTTGATGCATCTGGCCTTTCTTCAGATCCTGATCGGTGCGCTGGTCGCCGGCATCGACGCGGGCCGCACCTATACCGGCTGGCCCACGATGGGCGGTGAATGGATCCCCACGGCGATCTGGGATTCCACGCTTGGCTGGCGGAATTTCTTCGAGAACCCGGCGCTGGTGCAGTTTATCCACCGCATGACCGGCTATCTGCTGGCAATCTTCGCGGTCGTTGTCTGGATGCGCGCGCGCCGTTCGCCCCATCCGGTGACACGTGGGGCCTTTACCGTGATGCTGGTCATGGTGGCCGTGCAGGTCGGGCTGGGCATCATGAATGTGCTGCATGCCTCGCCGCTGTTGCTGGCGCTGAGCCATCAACTGGGCGCGGTGGCTTTGTTCGCCCTGATTATCCGCGCGCGCTACAACGCACGCTATCCCTTTGAAACATCTGTCCGGGGCACCATCCGATGA
- the dksA gene encoding RNA polymerase-binding protein DksA: MKAQTFLPQDYRPAEDEPFMNDRQLEYFRRKLETWKNELLEQSAETLEGLQDSGRSVPDIADRASEETDRALELRTRDRQRKLVTKIDSAMRRIETGEYGYCEKTGEPISLKRLDARPIATMTLEAQEKHERRERVHRDD, encoded by the coding sequence ATGAAAGCCCAGACCTTCCTGCCGCAGGATTATCGTCCCGCAGAGGACGAACCTTTCATGAATGATCGTCAGTTGGAATATTTCCGGCGGAAGCTTGAGACATGGAAAAACGAATTGCTGGAGCAATCGGCTGAAACGCTGGAGGGATTGCAGGATAGCGGTCGCAGCGTGCCCGATATCGCCGATCGCGCCAGCGAGGAAACCGACCGTGCGCTGGAACTGCGCACCCGCGACCGCCAGCGCAAACTGGTCACCAAGATCGACAGCGCCATGCGCCGGATCGAGACCGGCGAATACGGTTATTGCGAAAAGACCGGCGAGCCGATCAGCCTGAAACGCCTTGACGCGCGTCCCATCGCCACCATGACGCTGGAAGCACAGGAAAAGCACGAGCGCCGCGAGCGCGTTCACCGCGACGACTGA
- a CDS encoding helix-turn-helix transcriptional regulator → MRYSTSLSNPAERRAATLAALIVVLALCAAFFIGDVIGDLRRDGVGWHISLELFTTAALGTGVVLLMIELRDMLRRMDSLDRGIRAARGEMAKLIDSFFQGWGLTPSERDVGLLILKGFDNEAIAGLRGVAVGTVRAQSARIYAKAGVDGRAQLFSIFMEELLAEPPTQP, encoded by the coding sequence ATGAGATACAGCACCTCATTGTCCAATCCGGCAGAGCGGCGGGCGGCAACGCTTGCCGCTTTGATTGTGGTTCTGGCACTCTGCGCCGCCTTCTTTATCGGCGATGTGATCGGTGACCTCCGCCGGGACGGGGTCGGCTGGCATATCAGCCTTGAGCTGTTCACCACCGCAGCACTCGGCACCGGCGTGGTTCTGCTGATGATCGAGCTGCGCGATATGCTGCGTCGCATGGACAGTCTGGATCGCGGCATCCGGGCGGCACGTGGAGAGATGGCCAAACTGATCGACAGCTTTTTCCAGGGCTGGGGCCTGACGCCTTCGGAACGCGATGTAGGGCTGCTGATCCTGAAAGGCTTTGACAACGAGGCCATCGCCGGGCTGCGCGGCGTGGCGGTGGGCACGGTGCGCGCCCAATCCGCGCGCATCTATGCCAAGGCCGGCGTGGACGGACGCGCGCAGCTGTTCAGCATCTTCATGGAAGAGTTGCTGGCAGAGCCGCCGACCCAGCCATGA